The Methylacidimicrobium sp. B4 genome contains a region encoding:
- a CDS encoding RluA family pseudouridine synthase — MGETRSPRDPQEVLPDAPRSPEERRILRPSQPGERLDRYLAASLGISRTTVQQRLRSAAVRIKGASTLPSASYRLRGGEEIEIDLSARMPALETPLPAAEPIPLEVVYEDDDLLLIDKPWGLVVHPACGHQAGTLVNALLDRLPRLPGAETIRPGIVHRLDRETSGLLVVAKTEAARRSLLDQFASRTVDKRYEAVVWGTFPRGPVCCAENVGRDPRNRRRMTVLRAGGRTALTEFRLIDQHRGAARIECRPRTGRMHQLRVHLSSLGHPIVGDPLYGGARRSESPRLLLHARGLSFVHPGSGARVCFESPLPKEFLTWLTRNDADRS; from the coding sequence ATGGGAGAAACCCGAAGCCCAAGGGACCCGCAGGAAGTCCTCCCAGACGCTCCGCGTTCTCCGGAGGAGCGGAGGATTCTCCGTCCGAGCCAACCTGGCGAGCGGCTCGACCGCTACCTCGCTGCCTCCCTGGGCATATCGCGCACGACCGTGCAGCAGCGGCTCCGATCGGCGGCCGTCCGCATCAAGGGGGCTTCCACGCTCCCATCCGCTTCCTATCGTCTTCGGGGAGGCGAAGAGATCGAAATCGATCTTTCCGCTCGGATGCCCGCCCTCGAAACCCCTCTTCCTGCGGCGGAGCCGATCCCGCTGGAGGTGGTCTACGAGGACGACGATCTTCTCCTGATCGACAAGCCCTGGGGGCTCGTCGTCCACCCTGCCTGCGGCCACCAGGCGGGAACGCTCGTGAATGCGCTCCTCGACCGCCTGCCCAGGCTGCCGGGAGCCGAGACGATCCGGCCAGGCATCGTCCATCGGCTCGACCGGGAGACGAGCGGCCTGCTGGTCGTAGCGAAGACCGAAGCGGCGCGCAGGAGCTTGCTCGACCAGTTCGCCTCTCGGACAGTCGACAAACGGTACGAGGCGGTCGTTTGGGGCACCTTTCCCCGGGGTCCGGTCTGCTGCGCCGAGAATGTCGGTCGCGATCCGCGAAACCGCCGGAGGATGACGGTTCTCCGCGCGGGTGGACGAACGGCACTTACCGAATTTCGCCTGATCGACCAGCACCGCGGGGCTGCTCGGATCGAATGTCGCCCGCGGACCGGACGGATGCACCAGCTGAGAGTTCATCTCTCCTCACTCGGCCATCCGATCGTCGGCGATCCGCTCTATGGCGGGGCGCGACGATCCGAGAGCCCGCGCCTTCTCCTCCATGCGCGCGGCCTGAGCTTTGTCCATCCCGGCTCGGGCGCACGGGTCTGCTTCGAGAGCCCGCTTCCCAAAGAATTTCTCACCTGGTTGACAAGGAACGATGCAGACCGATCCTGA
- a CDS encoding ferredoxin, protein MADLTNRYPDNVAGKYYVDSQCIDCDLCRETAPSNFKRNDDGGHSYVYKQPETPEEEEQCREAKEGCPVEAIGDDAVPAEVAAQAVEASQG, encoded by the coding sequence ATGGCTGATCTCACCAATCGATATCCCGACAATGTTGCCGGAAAGTACTACGTAGACTCCCAGTGCATCGACTGCGACCTATGCCGGGAGACCGCCCCTTCGAACTTCAAGCGGAATGACGACGGCGGCCATTCGTATGTCTACAAGCAGCCCGAGACCCCGGAGGAAGAAGAGCAGTGCCGCGAGGCCAAGGAGGGCTGCCCCGTGGAAGCGATCGGGGATGATGCAGTGCCCGCCGAGGTAGCGGCGCAGGCGGTCGAAGCCTCCCAAGGCTGA
- the bioD gene encoding dethiobiotin synthase: protein MQPEKRHHLFITGTDTHVGKTYCSAALLSLWRRLGLRPVGLKPIATGSRDDALCLQEAAGTRIPLSEITPFFFRSPAAPAIAAEAEGQKLTLPEVEARVRPLLARFSYAVVEGVGGWKTPLTSTETVCDLAVRLQLPVVIVALCRLGVLNHTLLTVESIRAAGLPSVGILLNGFSEPSEKTLAETAASLLRHAELPVVSLREASGLVSRPPDWLLRAVLPPDGGGNGASGRLSS from the coding sequence TTGCAACCGGAAAAACGACACCACCTTTTTATCACCGGCACCGACACCCACGTCGGCAAGACCTATTGTAGCGCGGCGCTACTTTCCCTTTGGCGTCGCCTGGGGCTGCGGCCCGTCGGCCTCAAGCCCATTGCGACTGGCTCCCGGGATGACGCTCTCTGCCTGCAGGAAGCGGCGGGTACCAGGATTCCCCTCTCGGAAATCACTCCCTTCTTCTTTCGCTCTCCAGCGGCGCCCGCGATCGCTGCTGAGGCGGAGGGTCAGAAGCTGACTCTGCCGGAAGTCGAAGCCCGCGTGCGACCGCTCTTGGCGCGATTTTCTTATGCAGTCGTCGAAGGGGTGGGGGGGTGGAAGACACCGTTGACCTCGACCGAGACGGTCTGTGACCTTGCCGTTCGCTTGCAGCTGCCGGTGGTCATCGTCGCCCTTTGCCGGCTCGGGGTCTTGAATCATACGCTGCTCACGGTGGAAAGCATCCGGGCCGCCGGCCTGCCCTCCGTCGGAATTCTTCTCAACGGATTTTCCGAGCCGTCGGAGAAGACGCTTGCGGAGACGGCCGCCTCTCTGCTCCGCCATGCGGAGCTGCCGGTGGTGAGCTTGCGCGAGGCAAGCGGGCTCGTTTCGCGTCCGCCGGACTGGCTCTTGCGAGCCGTCCTCCCTCCCGACGGAGGAGGAAACGGGGCAAGCGGGCGTCTTTCATCCTGA
- a CDS encoding N-acetylmuramoyl-L-alanine amidase-like domain-containing protein: MARRSALLLFLLSAAFSSSADPARNDPRPTGSSPLPRSVVFRGEGIFTRLVSEAEREDWRALPIGQRTVRVGLALVGTPYKNWTLEIDDHIEAPSVDLDEMDCWTFFEISLGFARMLREKPAGYEPEDLLRMIELDRYRAGHCDGTYYSRLHHLEDWIRDNARRGLVLDLTRSLGGIPMTGHSLHYMGEHWQEFRYLRHNPDLIPRFQELEKRISSQPVYYIPKGHVPAIEARLQNGDVICIASSWPETFTSHVGLAYRDPKGVLHFLHATSIQAERRVVIGPRLSDYLFAHPKAAGILVARPLDLPRSGAPQPAKAAERSAAAMEVPPVASSPGRPTPRPVQSGAGPTGCGEER; encoded by the coding sequence ATGGCGAGACGATCCGCCCTTCTCCTCTTCCTCCTCTCAGCGGCTTTCTCCTCTTCCGCCGACCCCGCCCGGAACGACCCCCGACCCACCGGCTCGAGCCCGCTGCCTCGCTCGGTCGTTTTCCGCGGAGAAGGGATTTTTACGCGCCTGGTGTCCGAAGCGGAACGGGAAGACTGGCGGGCGCTCCCGATCGGGCAGCGCACGGTTCGTGTCGGCCTGGCCCTGGTGGGGACGCCCTACAAGAACTGGACGCTCGAGATCGACGACCATATCGAGGCCCCTTCGGTCGACCTCGACGAGATGGATTGCTGGACCTTCTTTGAGATCTCCCTCGGGTTTGCCCGCATGCTGCGGGAAAAGCCAGCGGGCTACGAACCCGAGGACCTCCTCCGGATGATCGAGCTCGATCGCTACCGGGCCGGGCATTGCGACGGAACCTACTACTCCCGCCTCCACCACCTGGAGGATTGGATTCGCGACAATGCCCGTCGCGGCTTGGTGCTCGATCTGACGCGATCACTCGGCGGGATTCCCATGACCGGCCATTCCCTCCACTACATGGGCGAGCACTGGCAGGAGTTCCGCTATCTCCGCCACAATCCCGATCTCATCCCGCGCTTTCAGGAGCTGGAAAAACGGATCTCCTCCCAACCCGTCTACTACATCCCCAAGGGGCATGTGCCTGCGATTGAGGCCCGCCTCCAGAACGGGGATGTGATCTGCATCGCCAGCTCCTGGCCCGAGACCTTTACCTCCCACGTCGGCCTGGCCTACCGCGATCCCAAGGGCGTGCTCCACTTCCTCCATGCCACCTCGATCCAAGCCGAGCGCCGCGTCGTGATCGGACCCAGGCTCAGCGACTACCTCTTCGCCCACCCCAAGGCGGCAGGCATCCTGGTTGCCCGCCCGCTCGATCTTCCCCGATCGGGCGCCCCGCAGCCGGCCAAGGCTGCGGAAAGATCGGCCGCTGCCATGGAAGTGCCGCCGGTCGCCTCCTCCCCGGGGAGGCCGACTCCCCGTCCGGTCCAATCGGGAGCAGGACCCACGGGTTGCGGCGAAGAGAGATAG
- a CDS encoding TonB-dependent receptor produces the protein MSRRILTSHEKALEINLDQKIYGTIAEIGGGQEVARWFFTVGGAAGTVAKSMSAYDMTFSDAIYGPTQRYVSRERLLAMLDHEYDLLQERLSQKRGEETRFFVFADTVAIRGFQPRSECHGWLGVRFQHELSAKPSEVILHIRLRDRERVRQQEALGVVGVNLLYSICYLWAEPYRLLESLLDNLDSERLEIDLVLARGPAFVDCDHRLLNLHLIVLGLARVILFDPTGHPRHPGELLHRKSVLIERGEFAPVTRMHLDMLQLAREKFLQDPAIERFAKIELLEITTKNLLLPDGKVDSRDFLERVDLLCAIGHHVLISNYAEFYEISAYLARYAEGLVGIVLGIPLLEQIFSERYYSYVEGGILEAMGRLFKKNVKLYVYPTRKVSDGELRTVEQLALEGPLGHLYAYLKETGRIEALSPRIPPDVSFSPRQVGALIRSGDPSWESYVPVRAAQLIREKRFFGYSEAAPAAGDPVAPGERPAVVS, from the coding sequence ATGAGTCGCCGCATTCTAACTTCCCATGAGAAGGCGTTGGAGATCAACCTAGATCAAAAGATCTACGGCACGATCGCGGAGATCGGTGGCGGGCAGGAGGTCGCTCGCTGGTTCTTCACGGTGGGAGGGGCCGCGGGGACCGTGGCCAAATCGATGTCGGCCTATGACATGACCTTCAGTGACGCCATCTATGGTCCGACCCAACGCTATGTCTCGCGTGAGCGGCTTCTGGCGATGCTCGACCATGAATACGACCTTCTTCAGGAGCGGCTCAGTCAAAAAAGGGGAGAAGAAACCCGTTTCTTCGTCTTTGCCGACACCGTCGCCATCCGGGGCTTTCAGCCCCGGAGTGAATGCCACGGATGGCTTGGGGTGCGCTTTCAGCATGAGCTCTCGGCCAAGCCGAGCGAGGTCATCCTTCATATCCGCCTCCGGGATCGCGAGCGGGTTCGCCAGCAGGAGGCCTTAGGAGTCGTCGGTGTAAATTTACTTTATAGCATTTGCTATTTATGGGCCGAACCTTATCGGCTTCTCGAATCCCTATTGGATAATCTCGACTCCGAGCGGCTGGAGATCGATCTGGTTCTGGCACGTGGCCCCGCGTTCGTCGATTGCGATCATCGACTCCTCAATCTGCACTTGATCGTGCTCGGCTTGGCACGGGTCATCCTCTTCGATCCGACAGGCCATCCGCGTCATCCGGGCGAGCTCCTTCATCGCAAATCGGTGCTGATCGAACGCGGAGAATTTGCTCCGGTCACGCGAATGCATCTGGACATGCTCCAGCTCGCCCGCGAGAAGTTTCTCCAGGATCCGGCGATCGAGCGCTTCGCCAAGATCGAGCTCCTGGAGATTACCACCAAGAACCTTCTCTTGCCCGACGGCAAGGTCGACTCGCGCGATTTCCTCGAGCGCGTCGATCTGCTCTGCGCGATCGGTCACCATGTCCTGATCTCCAACTATGCTGAATTCTACGAGATCAGCGCCTATCTGGCCCGCTATGCGGAAGGGCTGGTCGGGATCGTGCTCGGCATCCCCCTCTTGGAGCAGATCTTCAGCGAGCGCTACTACTCCTATGTGGAAGGAGGAATCCTGGAAGCCATGGGCCGCCTCTTCAAGAAGAACGTCAAGCTCTACGTCTACCCCACCCGGAAGGTTTCGGACGGAGAGCTTCGGACGGTCGAGCAACTCGCCTTGGAAGGGCCGCTCGGCCATCTCTATGCCTACTTGAAGGAAACGGGGAGGATCGAGGCCCTCTCGCCCCGCATCCCACCCGACGTGAGCTTCTCCCCGAGGCAAGTCGGCGCCCTCATTCGCTCGGGCGACCCCAGTTGGGAGAGCTACGTCCCGGTTCGGGCGGCCCAGTTGATTCGGGAAAAGCGGTTCTTTGGCTATAGCGAGGCTGCACCGGCTGCGGGGGACCCGGTCGCGCCGGGAGAGCGGCCGGCGGTCGTCTCCTGA
- the pdxH gene encoding pyridoxamine 5'-phosphate oxidase: MIYLEGSGKDFAGPPLAREDLSSDPLRQFVSWYQEALRVEAGDPSAAALATSSREGRVRSRMVLLKAIDERGFLFFTNYRSRKGRDLEENPQGAFSCFWPASLRQVCARGGVEKVSPEESLRYFQSRPLLSRLSAWASPQSEPIPIERAFLEGRLREMRERFASGEVPLPPHWGGYRLVPDEIEFWQGRSSRLHDRFLYERTSEGGWRVERLAP, translated from the coding sequence ATGATCTATCTCGAGGGATCCGGAAAGGATTTTGCCGGGCCACCGCTTGCGCGCGAAGATCTGAGCAGCGACCCGCTGAGGCAGTTTGTTTCCTGGTATCAGGAGGCGCTGCGGGTAGAGGCCGGCGATCCCTCGGCAGCCGCACTAGCCACTTCCTCCCGGGAGGGGAGGGTGCGTAGCCGGATGGTGCTGCTCAAGGCGATCGACGAGAGGGGCTTTCTCTTCTTTACCAATTACCGGAGCCGCAAGGGAAGAGACCTCGAGGAAAATCCGCAGGGAGCCTTTTCCTGCTTTTGGCCGGCTTCCCTCCGGCAAGTCTGTGCCCGCGGAGGCGTGGAAAAGGTCTCCCCAGAGGAGTCCCTTCGCTATTTTCAAAGTCGACCGCTGCTGAGCCGTCTCTCCGCCTGGGCATCCCCGCAAAGCGAGCCGATTCCGATCGAGCGCGCTTTTCTGGAAGGCCGCCTGCGGGAGATGCGGGAACGGTTTGCCTCGGGCGAGGTTCCTCTGCCTCCCCATTGGGGCGGATACCGCCTGGTGCCCGATGAGATCGAGTTTTGGCAGGGCCGGAGCAGCCGCCTCCACGATCGCTTCCTCTATGAGCGCACGTCTGAAGGGGGATGGAGGGTGGAGCGGCTGGCGCCGTAG
- a CDS encoding cytochrome c, with product MKTSLRDWIGSRSPFLSREAARSHRWAVIVGGAIWLAPLAAFSLDLKQGEQLYTMNCAACHQPTGTGIPAVYPPLAGSPMMTGGSKRTVAIVLNGLQGPITVNGMQYNGPMQPWKAILSDDKIAAILTYLRQAWGNKGTPVTAEQVKAARAEYAQRTSPLTEADLNAIPDEDVKP from the coding sequence ATGAAGACATCCTTGCGCGACTGGATCGGTTCTCGTTCCCCATTTCTTTCTCGTGAAGCAGCCCGCAGCCACCGCTGGGCGGTAATCGTGGGCGGAGCGATCTGGCTGGCCCCGCTGGCGGCATTTTCCCTGGATCTGAAACAGGGCGAGCAGCTCTACACGATGAACTGCGCCGCCTGCCATCAGCCAACCGGCACCGGGATTCCGGCGGTCTATCCTCCCCTGGCCGGCTCCCCCATGATGACGGGAGGGTCCAAGCGGACGGTCGCGATCGTCCTCAACGGGCTACAGGGTCCGATCACCGTCAATGGAATGCAGTACAACGGCCCGATGCAGCCGTGGAAGGCCATCTTGTCCGACGACAAGATCGCCGCGATCCTGACCTACCTCCGGCAGGCATGGGGCAATAAGGGAACTCCAGTGACCGCGGAACAGGTGAAGGCGGCCCGCGCGGAGTATGCCCAGCGGACCTCCCCCTTGACCGAAGCCGATCTCAACGCGATCCCAGACGAAGACGTCAAGCCGTAA
- a CDS encoding DUF2905 domain-containing protein has product MQPIGRLLLITGLLLAGIGLLISLGIGVKWMGRLPGDIRIEKGNVRFFFPITTCLLGSLLLSAILWLFRR; this is encoded by the coding sequence ATGCAACCGATCGGTCGCCTTCTGCTCATTACGGGACTTCTGCTCGCGGGGATCGGCTTGCTGATCAGCCTCGGGATCGGCGTCAAGTGGATGGGGAGGCTTCCGGGCGATATCCGGATCGAGAAGGGCAACGTGCGCTTCTTCTTTCCAATCACTACGTGCCTGCTCGGCAGCCTGCTCCTGAGCGCGATCCTCTGGCTCTTCCGGCGCTGA
- the alaS gene encoding alanine--tRNA ligase, whose protein sequence is MTSSEIRESFLRFFRERAHTLVPSAPLLPDSPNLLFTNAGMNQFVPIFLGRSPCPYSPPRAADTQKCIRAGGKHNDLEEVGFDTYHHTFFEMLGNWSFGDYFKKEAIAWAWELLTGWWHFPPHRLYATVYEPAPGEPGEFDAEAHEAWSALFAGAGYDPAVHVVTFGERDNFWMMGETGPCGPCSEIHVDLTPEGTSRGRLLNQGDPRCLEIWNLVFIQYDARGDRSLSLLPARHVDTGMGLERIASILQGTSEFRNFPQRISNYDTDLFRPLLQILERLAGQPYRGGVPEPGGQGESTDVAFRVIVDHFRALAFAIADGILPSNIGRGYVLRRILRRASRFGRTLGLQAPFLPALLPGLISAMGEAFPELIEHESQIATVLAAEESLFARTLERGLSLFEDLAREASGRKNREIAGEEAFLLYDTYGFPLDLTELMARERGLRVDTQGFSESMEKQRSRSAAAREDDLLSVAAQSDFVGYEELEAEGEVVLLLAGNRAVFDRTPFYAEMGGQIGDAGTVEHEGRHLRVLDTVRSASGAHLHRLEGLDRLEPGTRVLLRVDRERRQRIAIHHTATHLLHWALREVLGPQTVQRGSYVGPDRLRFDFSHTGPLSPEQIARVERLVQERIAEDEPVSWEERSYAEVRNDPRILQFFGEKYGERVRVVSVGECSRELCGGTHIRHTGEIGFWKILTETGVAAGIRRIEAAGGAALLDMLREQASAQEKAWQGLHQKDPAIPPLAPFPSEADPALVAERVAERRDALQLLERRIREAEKQAAKRAEDALRARARQEAEAARGAAERCGSLPVLLSDCGSAPAGYLPLLWQAVQGQWEGIAVLACRDQGRAAFLVGVSPSRLPDADAARLLREILSPIAGKGGGRPELAQGSSGRLESIPAALAHARELLRAIGGPSAT, encoded by the coding sequence ATGACCTCGTCGGAAATTCGCGAGAGCTTTCTCCGTTTCTTTCGGGAGCGCGCCCACACGCTGGTCCCCTCGGCACCGCTCCTGCCCGACTCTCCCAACCTGCTCTTCACCAACGCCGGGATGAACCAGTTCGTACCCATCTTCCTGGGTCGGAGCCCCTGCCCGTATTCTCCGCCCCGCGCTGCCGACACCCAGAAGTGCATCCGGGCTGGCGGAAAGCACAACGATCTCGAAGAGGTGGGATTCGACACCTACCATCACACCTTCTTCGAGATGCTGGGCAATTGGTCCTTCGGAGACTATTTCAAGAAGGAAGCTATCGCGTGGGCCTGGGAGCTGCTCACCGGCTGGTGGCATTTCCCGCCGCACCGGCTCTACGCGACCGTCTACGAACCGGCTCCCGGCGAGCCGGGCGAATTCGACGCCGAAGCGCACGAGGCGTGGTCCGCTCTCTTTGCGGGCGCCGGCTACGATCCGGCAGTCCACGTCGTCACGTTCGGCGAGCGCGACAATTTCTGGATGATGGGCGAAACCGGCCCCTGCGGTCCCTGTTCCGAGATCCACGTCGATCTTACCCCGGAAGGAACGAGCCGCGGCCGGCTTCTCAATCAAGGCGACCCGCGCTGCCTCGAGATCTGGAACCTCGTCTTCATCCAATACGATGCGCGGGGAGACCGCTCCCTCTCCCTGCTGCCCGCCCGCCACGTCGACACGGGAATGGGGCTTGAACGGATCGCCTCGATCCTCCAGGGGACGAGCGAATTCCGCAACTTTCCCCAAAGGATCTCCAACTACGATACCGACCTCTTCCGCCCGCTCCTTCAGATTCTGGAAAGGCTCGCTGGACAGCCGTACCGGGGCGGGGTCCCCGAGCCGGGCGGGCAGGGGGAGTCGACTGATGTCGCTTTCCGCGTCATCGTCGACCATTTCCGGGCGCTCGCCTTCGCGATCGCCGACGGCATTCTTCCCAGCAATATCGGGCGGGGCTACGTCCTGCGCCGCATCCTCCGGCGTGCGAGCCGCTTCGGCCGCACCCTGGGGCTGCAGGCCCCCTTCCTCCCCGCACTGCTCCCCGGCCTGATTTCCGCGATGGGCGAAGCTTTTCCCGAGCTGATCGAGCACGAGTCGCAGATCGCCACCGTCCTCGCTGCGGAGGAGAGCCTCTTCGCCCGGACCTTGGAGCGGGGCCTCTCGCTCTTTGAGGATCTCGCCCGGGAGGCTTCGGGGCGGAAGAACCGGGAGATCGCTGGCGAGGAGGCCTTCCTTCTTTACGACACCTACGGCTTCCCGCTCGATCTGACCGAGCTCATGGCCCGCGAGCGCGGCCTTCGCGTCGATACGCAGGGCTTCTCGGAAAGCATGGAAAAACAGCGGAGCCGTTCCGCGGCGGCGCGGGAAGACGATCTTTTGAGCGTTGCGGCGCAGAGCGATTTCGTCGGCTATGAGGAGCTCGAGGCCGAAGGAGAGGTCGTCCTCCTTCTGGCAGGGAATCGCGCCGTCTTCGATCGGACCCCGTTTTACGCCGAGATGGGCGGACAGATCGGCGACGCTGGCACGGTGGAGCATGAGGGCCGCCACCTTAGGGTGCTCGACACCGTCCGTTCGGCCAGCGGCGCCCATCTCCACCGCTTGGAGGGACTCGATCGCCTCGAGCCCGGCACCCGGGTGCTCCTCCGCGTCGACCGGGAGCGGCGGCAGAGGATCGCCATCCACCACACCGCAACCCATCTTCTGCACTGGGCCCTCCGCGAAGTGCTCGGTCCTCAAACGGTCCAGCGGGGGAGCTACGTCGGTCCTGATCGGCTCCGCTTCGACTTTTCCCATACGGGCCCACTCTCCCCCGAGCAGATCGCCCGGGTGGAGCGGCTCGTGCAGGAGCGCATCGCCGAGGATGAGCCAGTGAGCTGGGAAGAGCGTTCCTATGCCGAGGTCAGGAACGATCCGCGCATTCTCCAGTTCTTTGGAGAAAAGTATGGCGAGCGCGTCCGGGTCGTCTCCGTCGGAGAGTGCTCCCGGGAGCTCTGCGGAGGAACCCATATCCGCCACACGGGCGAGATCGGATTCTGGAAGATTCTCACCGAGACCGGGGTCGCTGCGGGCATCCGCCGAATCGAGGCCGCCGGGGGAGCGGCCCTTCTCGATATGCTTCGCGAGCAAGCGAGCGCTCAGGAGAAGGCGTGGCAAGGACTGCACCAGAAAGATCCCGCCATCCCTCCGCTTGCTCCCTTCCCTTCCGAAGCCGACCCCGCCTTGGTGGCCGAGCGCGTCGCGGAACGCCGCGATGCTCTCCAGCTACTCGAACGGAGGATTCGCGAAGCAGAAAAGCAAGCGGCCAAGAGGGCCGAAGATGCCCTGCGGGCGCGCGCCCGCCAAGAAGCGGAGGCGGCTCGGGGAGCCGCGGAGCGTTGCGGCTCTCTCCCCGTTCTCCTGTCCGACTGCGGCTCTGCTCCGGCAGGTTACCTTCCTCTGCTCTGGCAGGCCGTCCAAGGCCAATGGGAAGGGATAGCGGTCCTCGCCTGCCGCGACCAAGGGCGCGCCGCCTTTTTGGTGGGGGTTTCCCCCTCGCGATTGCCGGATGCCGACGCCGCCCGGCTCCTCCGGGAGATTCTCTCGCCCATCGCGGGCAAAGGCGGAGGCCGCCCGGAGCTCGCCCAGGGAAGCAGTGGGCGGCTGGAGAGCATCCCGGCGGCTCTGGCTCATGCGCGGGAGCTTCTTCGCGCGATCGGCGGGCCCAGTGCCACCTAG
- a CDS encoding YebC/PmpR family DNA-binding transcriptional regulator: MAGHSHWAKVRHQKGVTDARKGKLFSKLVREIALAAKLGGGDPGFNPRLRRAVESAKSEGVASESITRAIQRGTGELAGAAYEEILYEGYAPGGVAVLVEAATDNRNRTAAEIRSLFTRHGGNLAGSGSVSWLFHRKGIIRVDASEVPFDRVFEAALEASAEDVQPADGSTEVISSPDRLEGIIKSLEAAKIPIGSASLAYLPQNVVPIKDEESARSLLRLLDALEEHDDVQHVFANFEMAPEMMAQAEAAVAGK; this comes from the coding sequence ATGGCGGGACATAGCCACTGGGCAAAGGTACGTCACCAGAAAGGGGTGACCGATGCGCGGAAAGGGAAGCTCTTCAGCAAGCTGGTCCGGGAGATCGCGCTCGCCGCAAAGCTCGGCGGCGGGGATCCCGGCTTCAATCCACGCCTGAGGCGAGCGGTCGAATCTGCGAAGAGCGAAGGAGTTGCTTCCGAGAGCATTACGCGGGCCATTCAGCGCGGAACAGGCGAGCTCGCCGGCGCGGCTTACGAGGAGATCCTTTACGAGGGGTATGCTCCGGGAGGGGTCGCGGTCCTGGTCGAAGCGGCGACCGATAATCGGAACCGGACGGCGGCCGAGATCCGCAGCCTCTTTACCCGCCATGGAGGAAACCTGGCCGGATCGGGCAGCGTCTCTTGGCTCTTCCACCGGAAAGGCATCATCCGCGTCGATGCGTCCGAGGTTCCGTTCGATCGCGTCTTCGAGGCCGCGCTGGAGGCTTCGGCCGAGGACGTGCAGCCTGCGGATGGATCGACCGAGGTCATCTCATCGCCCGACCGACTGGAGGGGATCATCAAAAGCCTGGAAGCGGCGAAGATCCCCATCGGGTCGGCTTCCCTCGCCTATCTCCCTCAGAACGTCGTCCCGATCAAGGACGAGGAGAGCGCCCGCTCCCTCCTCCGGCTGCTCGATGCCCTGGAGGAACACGACGATGTCCAGCATGTCTTCGCCAACTTCGAGATGGCGCCGGAGATGATGGCGCAGGCGGAGGCCGCGGTTGCGGGCAAGTAG
- a CDS encoding ribonuclease D, protein MILRKLRLGKPKTATKPTLPQAAPWIDSDRGLASLLIQLRPGQPVSLDTESASFHHYQARLCVLSIQQGETAAVIDTLGLDPSPLWAPLAGSPWILHGMDFDRRLLREAGASDPPSIFDTMIAAQLCGLPAIGYAALVERFFGIVLAKESQKADWARRPLSPTMLDYAAQDVRYLGPLQERLSDELLRLGRLDWHRESCARLLRKTGEPTPEKSGAWRIRGWRELPPKALPFLRALWEWREEEAARRDLAPFRLVPPDLLLRMAIWAAAHKEPIPPKWLPRHLGEAELSRLAKALANPKGLPEELFPPVGPRLRLTSAATQRLEELNARRSRLSALLGIDPGVLAPKPILLELAQDPQGAPERLLEEGRWCRWQRDLFASA, encoded by the coding sequence ATGATTCTTCGCAAGCTTCGCCTTGGAAAGCCCAAAACGGCGACCAAGCCTACCCTACCGCAGGCCGCGCCCTGGATCGACTCCGATCGAGGGCTCGCCTCCCTTCTGATACAGCTCCGGCCGGGCCAGCCCGTCTCGCTCGACACCGAATCGGCGTCCTTTCACCACTATCAGGCCCGGCTCTGCGTCCTCTCGATCCAGCAGGGAGAGACGGCGGCCGTCATCGACACCCTGGGCCTCGACCCCTCCCCCCTATGGGCGCCGCTGGCAGGATCGCCCTGGATCCTTCACGGGATGGACTTCGATCGGCGGCTCCTGCGAGAAGCTGGCGCGTCCGATCCTCCCTCGATCTTCGACACGATGATCGCCGCGCAGCTTTGCGGCCTGCCGGCGATCGGCTACGCGGCCCTGGTCGAACGGTTCTTTGGCATCGTACTTGCCAAGGAGAGTCAGAAGGCCGACTGGGCCAGGCGCCCGCTCTCGCCGACCATGCTCGACTATGCGGCGCAAGATGTCCGCTACCTCGGGCCCCTCCAGGAACGGCTCTCAGATGAGCTCCTTCGGCTGGGACGGCTCGACTGGCACCGGGAGAGCTGCGCGCGGCTCCTCCGCAAAACGGGGGAACCCACGCCGGAAAAGTCTGGTGCCTGGAGGATTCGCGGCTGGCGCGAGCTCCCGCCCAAGGCCCTCCCCTTCCTCCGCGCGCTCTGGGAGTGGCGGGAGGAGGAGGCCGCTCGCCGCGACCTGGCTCCCTTTCGGCTGGTTCCCCCGGATCTGCTGCTCCGCATGGCGATCTGGGCGGCCGCACACAAGGAGCCGATCCCGCCGAAATGGCTTCCACGCCACCTCGGAGAGGCAGAGCTCTCCCGGCTGGCAAAGGCGCTCGCCAACCCGAAGGGATTGCCGGAGGAGCTCTTCCCACCCGTCGGACCACGGCTCAGGCTGACCTCCGCAGCGACTCAGCGCCTGGAGGAGCTCAACGCGAGACGCAGCCGCCTCTCAGCACTCCTGGGCATTGACCCGGGCGTGCTCGCTCCGAAGCCCATCCTCCTGGAGCTGGCGCAAGATCCGCAAGGGGCGCCCGAACGCCTGCTGGAGGAAGGGCGCTGGTGCCGCTGGCAGCGGGACCTTTTCGCCAGCGCTTGA